A stretch of Clostridium formicaceticum DNA encodes these proteins:
- a CDS encoding fibronectin type III domain-containing protein, with the protein MKRRFSGLLILCLIVLTLYGALPSWAQDMKQEVVLNDLQMEEKIPEEIKEQMGSLQMPFIKNEGQVKDEKVQFYAETFAGLVMVKEEGIVYLLPSEEDKKPQLLVEKFVDGESKIIEGQDEAVTRVNYFKGQDPDQWQQNLSTYNRVSLGEVYDNIEVNLKAYGDNVEKIFIVAPGADPTQIAIQLDGAKKIAVDEDGQLVIQTPGGALAMTAPIAYQEKEGQQIDISVSYWVEDNQYGFRLGKYDVTKELIIDPMLASSLLGGKDKDYLTSMAVDAMGNVYITGYTYSMDMLQNASRPYTGGNYFEWDPWTYMPPDPSDVVNPQDIFVAKLDGNLQSLLAATFIGGSESDVAETMMLGPDGAVYIAGRTYSSGIRTYRDYLDYEDFEYDPWEWYDDEIVFELKPPTAFPTTSGTYQERFPGTSETTTYIDSRQNSFFITRLNSNLNHIEASTFIGRGTSGTQGIYGIAFDGGGNIFVTGTTNSDAYPTTSGAYDTTFNDDGANAFVSKLNKDLTTLQASTFLGGGGGLYNGTALRLDGTEAKDIVVDTAGSVYITGSTTDKNFPIIGGYQSQFNNGRSDTSKDAFVAKLSNNLQNLQASTYLGGQSYDVGVALAVDAGGRIFVTGQTMSQDFPVSQDAYQDTIIGQYHDIFVTKLDQNLNQMLASTLLGGSMREDVYAIALDTDNVYVVGSTSSSNYPTTDGSQDGMGENILISKLDKELRNLRASTLIGGAGLYDSGNDTGKGIVVQNGKVYIAGQTSSRNYPVTEGAYIRLPQTSRMGDTDVFVTILKDTLTHARVTEVTTNLFNQTFGIGEEIPIKIKFNANVYVQGEGKPELKLNAGDEAVATYISGSGSNTLEFLYTVQAGDQAEVLNYVATDSLQLEDCFLEDAGGDLIEAVLPDPNSREALASRSIKINTVAPSIVKVTSPKADGTYGADNEIPIEIIFSEAVKVTGVPELILNTEPERVATYTSGSGTSTLTFTYLVQEEDSVENLNYKATDSLQLEEGSITDLMNNAANLTLPDPLSEESLGGNKSIMIDNYAPRATVVTSSLEDGSYGVGGVIPIQITFSEAVNVAGTPRLALNTVPQRYANYSSGSGTTVLTFEYTIQSGDNTIIAENNPQKIALNYKTVEDLILNYGTEIGTITGVDKDNHVILTLPKPDSAAALAGSKSIIVDNKAPQYKSLTTDEKTYTTYGAGTTLHINITFDEAVYVTGTPFLELNTTPDRSAVYASGSGTDTLKFIYTIQEGDAAAGELDYLTTDSLKLGVEGSIKDAVGHDADLRLPWSSSLISGGDLKRRYIKIDAIVPTWGEDSWLEATNIGETSLTLNWSKTASDNIKVEAYNLYQDTNLIATIKGTAFTSPATTYNVMDLTPAKEYTFHVEAVDAAGNESSNGPSTVAVTDGGTSGEDKEAPIWVDNSGLTVSEVGVRSLTLHWDKEDVTDNVMVTGFNIYQDDQQIPVATVDSNTTSYKVMGLKSYTEYTFRVEAIDAAGNESTNGPRITRKTEIPDLTVRGGKVKTEQEYLLADLLKLDIDENFPSQSVSAPILWQKYSTVNDFGTSRRYAAEGVRISYLLEAAGVEPGYGKVTFYSTDASPLSLTEEQINAEKYYFPASGEAILVEPMLAYLSTDTSGAVEPNFANMMPHTLRLFFGQNNAGEVLNSYYKKNIYLIVVGDAEGTTEDDEAPTWPTGSKLTASNITDTSVDLSWTLAEDNVEVTDYKIFKGAELMTTVTGSVYAYNVTGLTAGTDYTFKVEAGDAAGNWSSDGPSISVKTAAAPPTADKEVPTWPSGNLTASNVTQTGLTLTWSGAQDNVGVTNYKIFKGAELMATVTGSVYVYDLTGLTAGTDYTFKVEAGDAAGNWSSDGPSVTVTTVPTTSNVTLVLSTDSAVVGENVTASGTADPDIWITIKIIDAAENILYFDAVKSDANGNYSNTFKVPITIPGRLTVVAGYGSNVANASLMIRETTPSDHEAPTWPSGNLTVSNVTQTGLTLTWNGAQDNVDITNYRIFKDAELIATVTGSVYAYNVTGLTAGTDYTFKVEAGDAAGNWSSDGPSISVKTAAAPPTADKEAPTWPLGNLTASNVTQTGLTLTWNAANDNIDVIAYKIYQNGSFIATVDGITTTYTVSGLSSGTNYTFKVEAGDAAGNWSTDGPSVTVKTTTASSGGSGGGGGGSSTPKEPISTSTSTNTEVSVNPAKGATINLTENIHIVIPANALKETNPVSVSIKKVEIPPKASSDATLISDVYEFTVGGKKSYIFASNVKITLTFDPSAIGTDEEPAMFYYDEAQQKWINIGGEVSESTITAEVDHFTKFAVFAVEKEGSLAVVAPQLETLKDITGHWGEDNIKKLVDLQVINGYPDGSFKPDGTITRAEFATMLVKAFEFDSNDEKVFKDTANHWAKDYVSKAATFGIVSGYDADSFGPDDLITREQMTVMIVKAAKLAVVKEESTFADERNISQWAKEAVTTAVKHDIMKGYPDHTVKPQGSATRAEAVTVIIKALKL; encoded by the coding sequence ATGAAACGCAGATTTTCTGGTTTGCTAATTCTGTGTTTGATTGTGCTGACACTCTATGGAGCATTACCATCTTGGGCACAGGATATGAAGCAGGAAGTTGTTTTAAATGATCTTCAAATGGAAGAAAAAATTCCAGAAGAGATAAAGGAGCAAATGGGGAGCTTACAAATGCCTTTCATCAAAAATGAAGGGCAGGTGAAGGACGAAAAGGTTCAATTTTATGCAGAAACATTTGCTGGCTTAGTGATGGTGAAGGAGGAAGGCATTGTCTATCTACTACCATCAGAAGAAGATAAAAAACCTCAGCTACTTGTAGAGAAGTTTGTTGATGGTGAATCCAAGATAATTGAAGGCCAGGATGAAGCTGTTACAAGAGTTAATTATTTTAAAGGGCAAGATCCAGACCAGTGGCAACAGAATTTGTCAACCTACAATCGTGTCAGTCTAGGAGAAGTATATGATAATATCGAGGTAAATTTAAAGGCCTATGGTGACAATGTGGAAAAGATTTTTATTGTAGCACCGGGGGCAGACCCCACACAAATTGCCATACAGCTTGATGGGGCAAAAAAGATAGCTGTTGATGAAGATGGGCAATTGGTCATCCAAACCCCTGGTGGTGCACTGGCGATGACTGCTCCCATAGCCTATCAGGAAAAAGAAGGACAACAGATAGATATATCTGTATCCTACTGGGTAGAGGACAACCAGTATGGCTTTCGTTTAGGAAAATATGATGTTACGAAGGAGCTCATTATTGATCCTATGCTGGCTTCTAGTCTTTTGGGAGGAAAAGATAAGGATTATTTAACCAGTATGGCGGTTGATGCCATGGGAAATGTTTATATAACGGGCTATACTTATTCAATGGATATGTTGCAAAATGCCAGTAGACCCTATACAGGAGGAAATTACTTTGAATGGGACCCATGGACATATATGCCACCAGACCCCAGTGATGTGGTGAATCCCCAAGATATCTTTGTTGCCAAGTTAGATGGAAATTTACAAAGTTTATTAGCTGCTACTTTTATCGGTGGAAGTGAAAGTGATGTAGCTGAGACGATGATGTTAGGGCCAGATGGTGCAGTTTATATTGCAGGAAGAACTTACTCGTCTGGTATTAGAACCTATAGAGATTATTTAGATTATGAGGACTTCGAGTATGATCCCTGGGAATGGTATGACGATGAAATTGTATTTGAGCTTAAACCACCTACAGCTTTTCCTACTACCAGTGGTACTTACCAAGAAAGGTTCCCAGGAACAAGTGAAACAACCACATATATTGACTCAAGACAAAATAGTTTTTTTATCACACGATTAAATAGTAATCTTAATCACATTGAAGCATCTACCTTTATTGGGAGGGGAACAAGCGGTACACAAGGGATTTATGGCATTGCATTTGATGGCGGTGGAAATATCTTTGTTACGGGAACAACCAATTCAGATGCATACCCTACAACTTCTGGAGCTTATGATACTACCTTTAATGATGATGGTGCGAATGCCTTTGTTTCTAAATTGAACAAAGACTTAACGACTTTACAAGCTTCTACCTTCTTAGGAGGTGGCGGTGGTTTATATAATGGTACTGCTTTAAGATTAGATGGTACAGAGGCAAAGGACATTGTGGTAGATACAGCAGGAAGCGTCTATATCACTGGTTCCACTACGGATAAAAACTTTCCTATTATAGGGGGATATCAAAGTCAATTTAACAATGGAAGAAGTGATACATCAAAGGACGCTTTTGTGGCTAAATTAAGCAACAACCTTCAGAACCTGCAGGCGTCTACCTATCTGGGAGGGCAAAGTTATGATGTAGGCGTTGCTTTAGCTGTGGATGCAGGGGGCAGGATATTTGTTACTGGACAAACAATGTCACAGGATTTTCCTGTTTCTCAAGATGCCTATCAAGACACAATTATTGGCCAGTATCATGACATATTTGTGACGAAATTAGATCAAAACCTCAACCAAATGTTAGCGTCAACATTACTGGGGGGTAGCATGAGGGAAGATGTTTATGCTATTGCTTTGGATACAGATAATGTTTATGTGGTAGGCTCCACATCATCATCGAACTATCCTACTACCGATGGTTCACAGGATGGTATGGGTGAAAACATCTTGATTAGTAAGTTAGACAAAGAGTTAAGAAATCTTCGAGCTTCAACCCTCATCGGTGGGGCAGGATTGTATGATAGTGGCAATGATACGGGAAAAGGCATCGTGGTGCAAAATGGTAAGGTTTATATTGCTGGACAAACCTCTTCCCGTAACTATCCAGTGACAGAAGGTGCTTATATTCGTTTGCCTCAGACCAGTAGAATGGGGGACACAGATGTTTTTGTTACTATATTAAAGGATACTTTAACACATGCCCGTGTTACTGAGGTGACAACGAATCTTTTTAATCAAACCTTTGGCATAGGTGAAGAGATCCCTATCAAAATTAAATTTAATGCAAATGTCTATGTTCAAGGAGAAGGTAAACCAGAACTAAAGCTTAATGCTGGCGATGAGGCTGTAGCCACCTACATCAGCGGCTCAGGAAGTAACACCTTGGAGTTCTTGTATACAGTACAGGCAGGAGATCAAGCAGAAGTATTAAACTATGTTGCTACAGATTCTCTGCAGCTGGAGGATTGTTTCCTCGAGGATGCCGGTGGAGATCTTATAGAAGCAGTTCTTCCAGATCCTAATTCTCGAGAAGCTTTAGCTTCTAGAAGCATAAAGATCAATACAGTTGCTCCTAGCATAGTAAAGGTTACTTCTCCTAAAGCAGATGGTACCTATGGTGCAGATAATGAGATTCCGATTGAAATTATCTTTAGCGAAGCTGTAAAAGTTACAGGCGTACCTGAGTTAATACTCAATACAGAACCTGAGAGGGTGGCTACTTATACAAGTGGCTCAGGCACCAGTACACTAACTTTTACTTATTTAGTTCAAGAAGAAGATAGTGTAGAAAACTTGAATTATAAAGCAACAGATTCTCTGCAGTTAGAAGAAGGAAGTATCACTGATTTAATGAACAATGCAGCTAATTTGACACTTCCAGATCCTCTTTCAGAGGAATCTTTAGGTGGTAATAAAAGTATTATGATCGACAATTATGCTCCTCGTGCTACAGTGGTAACATCTTCATTAGAGGATGGAAGCTATGGTGTGGGAGGGGTGATTCCTATTCAAATCACCTTTAGCGAAGCTGTAAATGTTGCGGGAACCCCTCGATTGGCTTTGAATACAGTACCACAGCGTTATGCCAATTATAGTAGTGGTTCTGGAACAACGGTGTTGACCTTTGAATATACGATTCAAAGTGGTGATAATACCATCATCGCCGAAAATAACCCTCAGAAAATAGCATTGAACTACAAGACAGTAGAAGATTTGATTTTGAACTATGGCACGGAAATAGGTACAATCACTGGCGTTGATAAAGACAATCATGTTATTTTAACGCTGCCAAAGCCTGATAGTGCTGCTGCATTAGCCGGTAGCAAAAGTATTATCGTCGATAACAAGGCACCACAATACAAAAGCTTGACCACAGATGAAAAAACATATACCACCTATGGTGCTGGTACAACCCTTCACATCAATATAACCTTTGATGAAGCGGTTTATGTGACAGGAACACCTTTCCTAGAACTGAATACAACCCCAGACCGCAGTGCAGTTTATGCATCTGGTAGTGGTACAGATACCTTGAAGTTTATCTATACCATTCAAGAGGGTGACGCAGCAGCAGGTGAGCTAGATTACCTTACTACAGATTCATTAAAGCTAGGGGTAGAAGGCAGTATTAAAGATGCTGTAGGACATGATGCTGATTTAAGACTTCCCTGGAGTAGTAGCTTGATATCTGGCGGAGACTTAAAAAGAAGATATATAAAAATAGATGCTATAGTACCTACTTGGGGTGAAGACAGCTGGTTGGAAGCAACCAACATCGGAGAGACCAGCCTCACATTAAACTGGAGTAAAACAGCAAGTGACAATATTAAGGTTGAAGCCTATAATCTTTACCAAGATACTAACTTGATCGCTACGATAAAAGGTACTGCATTTACCAGCCCTGCCACTACTTATAATGTAATGGATTTAACACCGGCAAAAGAATATACCTTCCATGTGGAGGCTGTAGATGCGGCAGGAAATGAAAGCAGCAATGGTCCTAGTACTGTTGCGGTCACAGATGGAGGGACATCGGGAGAAGACAAGGAAGCACCAATTTGGGTAGACAACAGTGGATTGACCGTTTCTGAAGTAGGTGTACGCAGTTTAACTTTACACTGGGATAAAGAGGATGTAACCGATAATGTGATGGTAACTGGATTTAATATTTACCAGGATGACCAACAGATACCGGTAGCCACAGTCGATTCCAACACAACGAGTTATAAAGTTATGGGCTTAAAGTCATATACAGAATATACTTTCCGTGTGGAAGCCATAGATGCGGCAGGAAATGAGAGTACTAACGGTCCACGTATAACACGGAAGACAGAGATTCCTGATCTGACTGTTAGAGGAGGCAAGGTAAAAACAGAGCAAGAGTATTTGCTGGCAGATTTATTGAAATTGGATATTGATGAAAACTTTCCATCTCAATCTGTATCAGCGCCTATTCTATGGCAAAAATATTCTACAGTAAATGATTTTGGCACCAGCAGACGCTATGCTGCTGAAGGGGTAAGAATATCTTATTTACTTGAAGCGGCAGGGGTTGAACCAGGTTATGGTAAGGTAACTTTCTATTCCACGGATGCTAGTCCATTATCATTGACAGAAGAACAGATTAACGCAGAAAAATATTATTTTCCTGCCTCAGGAGAAGCTATATTAGTAGAACCGATGCTGGCTTATCTATCTACAGATACATCAGGTGCAGTGGAGCCAAACTTTGCCAATATGATGCCCCATACATTGCGTTTGTTCTTCGGACAGAATAATGCTGGGGAAGTTCTAAACAGTTATTATAAGAAAAATATTTACCTTATCGTTGTTGGTGACGCAGAAGGAACAACAGAAGATGATGAGGCGCCAACTTGGCCTACAGGCAGCAAACTGACAGCTTCTAATATCACTGATACCAGTGTAGACTTGAGCTGGACACTTGCAGAAGATAATGTAGAGGTAACAGATTACAAGATATTCAAAGGCGCTGAATTAATGACAACTGTCACAGGTTCAGTGTATGCCTATAATGTAACTGGCCTAACTGCAGGCACTGATTATACCTTTAAGGTAGAAGCAGGGGATGCGGCAGGTAACTGGAGTAGTGATGGCCCTAGTATTTCAGTAAAAACAGCAGCAGCACCTCCAACAGCAGACAAAGAAGTACCAACTTGGCCTTCAGGCAACTTAACTGCTTCTAATGTAACACAAACTGGATTGACATTAACTTGGAGTGGAGCACAGGATAATGTAGGGGTGACAAATTACAAAATATTTAAAGGTGCTGAATTAATGGCAACTGTCACAGGTTCAGTATATGTCTATGATTTAACCGGTTTAACTGCAGGCACTGACTATACCTTTAAGGTAGAAGCAGGGGATGCGGCAGGTAACTGGAGCAGTGATGGTCCTAGTGTTACTGTTACCACAGTTCCTACAACTTCTAATGTTACTCTAGTCTTAAGTACAGATAGTGCGGTTGTAGGAGAAAACGTAACCGCCTCTGGCACAGCTGATCCAGATATCTGGATCACCATAAAAATAATTGACGCTGCTGAAAACATTCTCTATTTTGATGCAGTAAAATCCGACGCTAATGGAAACTACAGTAATACCTTTAAGGTACCCATTACTATACCGGGAAGATTGACAGTTGTGGCAGGTTATGGAAGCAATGTCGCCAATGCAAGCTTAATGATAAGGGAAACAACACCATCCGACCATGAAGCACCAACTTGGCCTTCAGGCAATTTAACCGTTTCTAATGTGACACAAACTGGATTGACATTAACTTGGAATGGCGCACAGGATAATGTAGACATAACAAATTACAGGATATTCAAAGATGCTGAATTAATTGCAACTGTTACAGGCTCAGTATACGCTTATAATGTAACTGGTTTAACAGCAGGCACAGATTATACCTTTAAGGTAGAAGCAGGGGATGCGGCAGGTAACTGGAGTAGTGATGGCCCTAGTATTTCAGTAAAAACAGCAGCAGCACCTCCAACAGCAGACAAAGAAGCACCGACTTGGCCTTTAGGCAACTTAACTGCTTCTAATGTAACACAAACTGGATTGACATTAACCTGGAATGCTGCAAATGATAATATAGATGTGATTGCTTATAAAATATATCAAAACGGTTCTTTTATAGCTACAGTAGATGGTATCACTACTACATACACCGTCAGTGGGCTTAGCAGTGGTACAAACTATACCTTTAAAGTAGAAGCAGGGGATGCAGCCGGCAATTGGAGTACCGATGGCCCTAGCGTTACTGTAAAAACAACAACTGCTTCCAGTGGTGGCAGTGGTGGAGGTGGCGGCGGTTCTAGCACGCCTAAAGAACCTATCTCCACATCTACTTCTACAAACACAGAAGTATCCGTAAATCCTGCCAAGGGAGCTACAATAAATTTAACAGAAAACATTCATATTGTGATACCTGCAAATGCTTTAAAGGAAACGAATCCTGTTAGCGTTAGCATCAAGAAGGTAGAAATACCTCCAAAGGCTTCTAGCGATGCTACATTAATCAGTGATGTATATGAGTTTACAGTGGGAGGCAAAAAATCCTATATTTTTGCCAGCAATGTGAAGATAACATTGACATTTGATCCAAGTGCTATAGGAACTGATGAAGAACCAGCTATGTTCTATTATGATGAAGCTCAACAAAAATGGATCAATATAGGTGGAGAGGTATCGGAGTCCACAATCACTGCAGAAGTAGACCATTTTACTAAGTTTGCTGTATTTGCAGTAGAAAAAGAAGGTAGCTTAGCGGTAGTAGCACCTCAGTTAGAGACACTAAAAGATATCACTGGACACTGGGGAGAGGATAATATCAAAAAGTTAGTTGATTTACAAGTAATCAACGGTTATCCAGATGGTAGCTTTAAACCTGATGGTACTATCACTAGGGCAGAATTTGCTACCATGTTGGTGAAAGCGTTTGAATTTGATAGTAATGATGAAAAAGTATTTAAAGATACAGCTAACCATTGGGCAAAAGACTATGTATCTAAAGCAGCCACATTTGGTATTGTCAGTGGTTATGATGCTGACAGTTTTGGGCCGGACGACTTGATTACCCGTGAGCAAATGACGGTAATGATTGTTAAGGCAGCTAAACTGGCCGTAGTAAAAGAAGAAAGTACTTTTGCAGACGAGAGAAATATTTCTCAGTGGGCGAAGGAGGCTGTTACTACAGCTGTAAAGCATGACATTATGAAGGGATATCCTGATCATACTGTCAAACCTCAAGGCAGTGCTACTAGAGCTGAAGCTGTTACAGTTATTATCAAGGCTCTAAAGTTGTAA
- a CDS encoding FMN-binding protein: MKKVLIFLLAMLMVVSLIGCSSQTAADPDPVEDPVVGEGTTNKYNDGTYEAYDDAAAKSFYKAVVTVKDDKIVDLDLIGFRNTGELKDADYPYAPFHEAQATLTEAFLAANGTEGVEIVTGATGSSEGWAIAINRALEKALVEPVSDAAYFDGTFQGVTELGERGRKMTRVTIENDKIVDVVVEETRFVDGAEVLKDEEYEYEAFHQAAEEMPARFIEANGTDVEIFTGATSSSTGWIEAVEDALAKAKR, translated from the coding sequence ATGAAAAAAGTATTAATATTTCTGTTAGCTATGCTAATGGTAGTAAGTTTAATTGGATGTTCAAGTCAGACAGCTGCAGATCCAGACCCAGTTGAGGATCCAGTAGTAGGGGAAGGAACAACAAATAAGTATAATGATGGTACGTATGAAGCTTATGATGATGCTGCTGCAAAGAGCTTCTACAAGGCAGTTGTTACAGTAAAAGATGATAAAATTGTAGATTTAGATTTAATTGGTTTTAGAAACACAGGAGAGTTAAAGGATGCAGATTATCCATATGCGCCTTTTCATGAAGCACAAGCAACTTTAACAGAAGCGTTTTTAGCGGCGAATGGAACAGAAGGTGTAGAGATTGTTACTGGTGCCACAGGATCTTCTGAAGGTTGGGCAATTGCAATCAATAGAGCATTAGAAAAAGCTTTAGTTGAGCCTGTAAGTGATGCAGCTTACTTTGACGGTACTTTCCAAGGCGTTACTGAATTAGGTGAAAGAGGACGTAAAATGACTCGTGTAACTATTGAAAATGATAAAATTGTAGATGTTGTAGTAGAAGAAACAAGATTTGTAGATGGTGCAGAAGTTTTAAAAGATGAAGAGTATGAGTATGAAGCATTCCATCAAGCTGCAGAAGAAATGCCAGCTAGATTTATAGAAGCAAATGGTACTGATGTTGAAATCTTTACAGGAGCTACAAGCTCAAGTACTGGATGGATCGAAGCAGTTGAAGATGCTTTAGCAAAAGCAAAAAGATAA
- a CDS encoding GNAT family N-acetyltransferase produces the protein MKCRVASKNDQQYFVDNYLKHYGDVQELAEKYAIACIEVHRSLMFYNDHETIGAITWSIKEGISSGLVEIFQMFIHSEKNRGKGYGSLMLKYCVEDIENYYKKLNYPLRRAFIVIDQENLAGRNVYRKHGFNLLVEVKNHLKTGHKSFVYSKDYF, from the coding sequence ATGAAGTGCCGCGTCGCTTCTAAGAATGATCAGCAATATTTTGTAGATAATTATTTAAAGCACTATGGTGATGTTCAGGAATTAGCAGAAAAGTATGCAATAGCTTGCATCGAGGTCCACAGAAGCTTAATGTTTTATAATGATCATGAAACAATTGGCGCTATCACATGGTCCATCAAAGAAGGGATTTCTTCAGGCTTAGTAGAAATTTTCCAAATGTTCATACATAGTGAAAAAAATCGTGGAAAAGGTTACGGCAGTCTTATGTTAAAATATTGCGTAGAGGATATTGAAAATTATTATAAAAAACTAAACTACCCTTTAAGGAGAGCTTTTATCGTTATCGATCAAGAAAACCTAGCCGGAAGAAATGTCTATAGAAAGCACGGCTTTAATCTTCTTGTAGAGGTAAAAAACCATCTAAAGACCGGCCATAAATCCTTTGTCTATTCAAAAGACTATTTTTAG
- a CDS encoding L,D-transpeptidase family protein, with amino-acid sequence MRIASRYLRLLDPYMEGPDVMHVQERLTTLGFYEGVVDGIYDDEVFEAVRSFQTDYGLNPDGIVGPDTWNAIGLDPAVQFPVPPEGYRIEVDLERKILTLKQFSEIINTYPVAVGKPSTPTPTGDWQIIQKTRNPGGPFGTRWMRINVPWGGYGIHGTDAPESIGTAASHGCIRMFNEDVNALYDIVPLGTPVKITGEVFSGRVLEIGVEPGPDVFEVKAILTELGYYRDEIDGIYDEAAAEAVRSFQRDFNIIADGIVGVDTYNELQLARDQYLEDREP; translated from the coding sequence ATGAGAATAGCTAGTAGATATTTAAGATTGTTAGATCCTTATATGGAAGGCCCAGATGTGATGCATGTACAAGAAAGATTAACTACACTAGGTTTTTATGAAGGGGTCGTAGATGGAATTTATGATGATGAGGTTTTTGAAGCTGTCAGAAGCTTTCAAACTGACTATGGATTAAACCCTGACGGCATAGTGGGACCAGATACATGGAATGCAATAGGGCTAGATCCTGCAGTGCAGTTTCCAGTGCCACCGGAGGGGTACAGAATAGAGGTGGACCTGGAAAGAAAAATCCTGACGCTAAAACAGTTTAGTGAAATCATTAATACTTATCCAGTGGCAGTAGGAAAACCTTCTACTCCTACACCTACAGGTGATTGGCAGATTATTCAAAAAACTAGAAATCCTGGGGGCCCATTTGGTACCCGTTGGATGCGCATCAATGTTCCCTGGGGTGGGTATGGTATCCACGGTACAGATGCACCGGAATCCATAGGTACCGCTGCTAGTCATGGGTGTATAAGGATGTTTAATGAAGACGTCAATGCCCTTTATGATATTGTTCCTTTAGGTACACCTGTAAAAATAACAGGAGAAGTGTTTTCAGGTAGAGTGCTGGAGATTGGTGTAGAGCCAGGGCCTGATGTGTTTGAAGTAAAGGCTATTTTAACAGAATTAGGCTACTATAGAGACGAAATAGACGGCATCTACGATGAAGCAGCAGCAGAGGCAGTAAGAAGTTTTCAAAGAGATTTCAATATCATAGCAGATGGTATTGTAGGGGTAGATACCTATAATGAACTTCAACTGGCAAGAGATCAATATTTGGAGGATAGAGAACCATAG